One Dictyostelium discoideum AX4 chromosome 3 chromosome, whole genome shotgun sequence genomic region harbors:
- the rexo4 gene encoding RNA exonuclease 4 yields the protein MRKTVRKNKQVKRELALLEKEKEEIESFTKVSKTVENKQSINSNWNVTKEKIKNKNNAYQKKKEAKLKLKSATPYTSTKVIEEKKPHIKDFNQLCQEHNIISPIDDNLVSPTQKEIDNLNESSKFFSIDCKIIEIEGNKGTLGKVCIANQNGQIIYEKIVKPMDKIVDFRTKFTGLTRDKVQREGTDFLQVQKEVEKILRHKILVGHDLVHDLKNLKLAHKKKLLRDATQFTKFFNPDTNSEDSLKSIAKRELNFSPDNWDPNGKRDTIINVILYKQNQKEWEAFINNKFYGQPIDKN from the exons ATGAGAAAAACAGTAAGAAAGAATAAACAAGTTAAAAGAGAATTAGcattattagaaaaagaaaaagaagagatTGAATCATTTACTAAAGTTTCAAAAACAGTAgaaaataaacaatcaattaattcaaattggaATGTaacaaaagaaaagattaaaaataaaaataatgcatatcaaaagaaaaaagaagcaaagttaaaattaaaatcagcAACTCCTTATACAAGTACAAAAGtaattgaagaaaaaaaaccacatattaaagattttaatcaattatGTCAAGAACATAATATAATTTCaccaattgatgataatttagTTTCACCAActcaaaaagaaattgataattt aaatgaaagttcaaaatttttttcaattgattgtaaAATTATAGAGATTGAAGGTAATAAAGGTACATTGGGTAAAGTTTGTATAGCAAATCAAAATGgtcaaataatttatgaGAAAATAGTTAAACCAATGGATAAAATTGTAGATTTTAGAACTAAATTCACTGGTTTAACAAGAGATAAAGTTCAAAGAGAAGGTACAGATTTTTTACAAGTTCAAAAGGAGGTTGAAAAGATTTTAAGACATAAGATTTTGGTTGGTCATGATTTAGTACatgatttaaagaatttaaaattagcacataaaaagaaattattaagaGATGCAACTCAATTcactaaattttttaatccaGATACAAATTCTGAagattctttaaaatcaattgcaAAACGTGAATTAAATTTCTCACCTGATAATTGGGATCCAAATGGAAAGAGAGATACTATCATCAAcgttattttatataaacaaAACCAAAAAGAATGGGAAgcttttattaataataagtTTTATGGTcaaccaattgataaaaattaa
- a CDS encoding hypothetical protein (Similar to Dictyostelium discoideum (Slime mold). hypothetical 127.0 kDa protein) has protein sequence MSNFSNSIDTQRLNNVFDDIPFNSEQDNKIYTHNFQVDGPYNFKSIEYGLQGRQNNYKKIMNSPYGFLYGNNTQFNLSSSIINPSFFFSRLEIESKFTFYSEIRGSKFILRVEVTSESGIKNFKSMENQNNEGSIICGIECLITGDIYNGIFEIIVENSILNSELLFGIFDQANQFINIPFIYISNQSFPSVELFENFNELSYELESINVTNTIVANRVYFNFKDKVPIDLPLNFVTQKKSLLQNNLKSFPVVWNSEIQLYQSDFYVDANIYHGELTYGFSYKNFIIDHSIFPKSFQLNVTSHNMDSYGPIFKTIQKTYNVISSEDTYGKFIGWNIEIEDLHNGFEYGKITVRGLIDSSLYEIEFTTSDLISGDSFFGMYEIGFLIYSPCKSQSYVITDVFLNDTIGHYSRYSNDRIPDLYDSFNPFINFLDDFDIYTITSVCESEPDFDTTPPELKEFTISPKSIDVGSVDRKITITFITGDLESSIVPNSNPIVYLSSVGLDILECKSRVYTATKFSTNMTNVPYKCEIDLPIGFGYPYGIIVSVYGIVNSYNYFRGYSSYDLGQLGFPFTINVNYSNITPLITGNSEMNSNGGDLWIYGRCFDGVDSVNVIYSKIQTPPPQLPTNNKTEQIVKIYPSAILISNIKYTTGSYTILLKKSQGNILSNEYTIKPWIAIPTIRRPVTEPPTQSPILPTNSPQECKNNCGGPNKGKCVTTGCFCISPYIGLDCSSIVITIPQPKPNSTEPNLSIDIPSNDDDDGEISLITFKSIINLVAIREITFDDSVYKTHRFEKWVSTEINEKTQQYITTIGDDINNQTIVNVTLQWFDKESNITFAQQTIKMNPSSVKYTIELSKYNFNSALNRLQLVMSAQLETNSNDDSICSANEFGDTSTGDDSNYIKIQIDQHSLYGRLLKRGIIDNRIVSISNSILDNEMNAIKTPTKSQSFIGIDIPHYSVSSIIDPDFSVLLDILPISDSSNSKCNSKSGGGLSSAQLAGIIIGAVGFAAVIGISVTYNFVKTKQKKSFEKSIQMKTNKIA, from the exons atgtcTAACTTTTCAAATTCTATAGACACACAACgattaaataatgtttttgATGATATACCTTTTAACTCTGAacaagataataaaatatatactCATAATTTTCAAGTTGATGGTCCctataatttcaaatctaTAGAATACGGTTTACAGGGAAgacaaaataattataaaaagataatgaaTTCTCCATATGGATTTCTTTATGGTAACAACacacaatttaatttatcatcttcaattATTAACCCATCCTTTTTTTTCTCCCGACTTGAAATAGAAAGtaaatttactttttattcAGAAATTC gtggttcaaaatttattttaagagTTGAAGTTACTAGTGAAAGTGGTATAAAGAATTTTAAGTCAAtggaaaatcaaaataatgaagGTTCAATAATATGTGGTATTGAATGTTTAATAACAGGGGATATATATAATggtatatttgaaattattgttgaaaattcaattttaaattctgaaCTATTATTTGGTATATTTGATCAAGCAAACCAATTCATTAATATtccatttatttatatttcaaATCAATCATTTCCATCAG tggaactatttgaaaattttaatgaattatcatATGAATTGGAAAGTATTAATGTTACAAATACAATTGTTGCAAATAGAGtttactttaattttaaagataaagtACCAATCGATTTACCATTAAATTTTGTTACCcaaaagaaatcattattaCAGAATAATCTTAAATCATTTCCAGTAGTTTGGAATTCAGAAATCCAATTATACCAATCTGATTTTTATGTTGATGCAAATATATATCATGGTGAATTAACCTATggtttttcatataaaaactttataattgatcattcaatatttccaaaatcttttcaattaaatgtaACTTCACATA atatgGATAGTTATGGCccaatatttaaaacaattcaaaaaacTTATAATGTAATTTCATCAGAAGATACTTATGGGAAATTTATTGGTTGgaatattgaaattgaagattTACATAATGGATTTGAATATGGTAAAATTACTGTAAGAGGTTTGATTGACTCATCCTTGTATGAAATCGAATTTACTACTTCAGATTTAATTTCAGGTGATTCATTTTTTGGAATGTATGAAATAGGTTTTTTAATATACTCTCCATGTAAAAGTCAATCATATGTAATAACTgatgtatttttaaatgacaCAATAGGTCATTATTCAAGATATAGTAATGATAGAATTCCAGATTTATACGATTCATTTAATCctttcattaatttcttgGATGATTTTGATATTTATACTATTACTTCCGTTTGCGAATCTGAACCAGATTTTGATACCACTCCTCCAGAATTGAAAGAGTTTACTATTTCACCTAAATCTATTGACGTTGGCTCCGTTGATAGAAAAATAACTATCACCTTTATAACTGGTGATTTGGAAAGTTCTATTGTACCAAACTCAAATCCAATTGTATATTTAAGCAGTGTTGGTTTAGATATATTGGAATGTAAATCTAGAGTTTATACTGCTACAAAATTCTCAACCAATATGACGAACGTTCCATATAAATGtgaaattgatttaccaATTGGTTTTGGTTATCCATATGGAATTATAGTTTCAGTTTATGGTATAGTAAATAGTTATAATTATTTCAGAGGCTATTCATCATATGACTTGGGTCAACTCGGTTTTCCATTTACTATTAATGTAAATTATTCCAATATTACCCCATTAATTACTGGAAATAGTGAAATGAATAGCAATGGTGGTGATTTATGGATTTATGGAAGATGTTTTGATGGAGTTGATAGTGTTAATGTTATTTACTCAAAAATCCAAACTCCACCACCACAATtaccaacaaataataaaactgaaCAAATAGTTAAAATTTATCCAAGTGCAAtcttaatttcaaatattaaatatacaaCTGGATCATATACaattctattaaaaaaatcacaaggtaatattttatcaaatgaatATACAATTAAACCATGGATTGCTATTCCAACTATAAGAAGACCAGTAACTGAACCACCAACACAATCTCCAATTTTACCAACAAATTCACCACAagaatgtaaaaataattgcgGTGGACCAAATAAAGGTAAATGCGTTACAACTGGATGTTTTTGTATATCTCCATATATTGGGCTTGACTGTAGTTCTATTGTAATAACTATACCACAACCAAAGCCAAACTCTACTGAACCAAACTTATCTATTGACATTCCATcgaatgatgatgatgatggtgaaatatcattaataacatttaaatcaattattaatttagttGCAATTAGAGAAATTACATTTGATGATTCAGTTTATAAAACCCATAGATTTGAAAAATGGGTTTCAAcagaaattaatgaaaaaactcAACAATATATAACAACAATTGgtgatgatattaataatcaaactaTTGTTAATGTAACATTACAATGGTTTGATAAAGAATCTAATATTACTTTTGCTCaacaaacaattaaaatgaatCCTTCATCTGTTAAATACACAATTGAActttcaaaatataattttaattcagcATTAAATAGATTACAATTAGTAATGTCAGCACAACTTGAAActaattcaaatgatgattCAATTTGTTCAGCTAATGAATTTGGTGATACCAGTACAGGTGATGattcaaattatattaaaattcaaattgatCAACATTCACTTTATGgtagattattaaaaagaggtattattgataatagaatagtttcaatttcaaattcaattttagatAATGAAATGAATGCAATTAAAACACCAACAAAATCACAATCATTCATTGGTATTGATATACCACATTATTCTGTTTCCTCAATCATTGATCCAGATTTCTCGGTATTATTAGATATCCTACCTATCTCTGATTCAAGTAATTCAAAGTGTAATTCAAAATCTGGTGGTGGTTTATCATCTGCTCAATTGGCTGGTATTATCATTGGTGCTGTAGGTTTTGCTGCAGTTATTGGAATTTCTGTTACATATAATTTCGTTAAAACTAAACAAAAGAAATCTTTTgagaaatcaattcaaatgaaaacaaataaaatagcTTAA